From Pseudanabaena sp. PCC 6802, one genomic window encodes:
- a CDS encoding aspartate-semialdehyde dehydrogenase codes for MSKSYRVAILGATGAVGTELMALLQERKFPLNELKLLASENSAGKQVQFGDRLLTVETVQASSFDNVDLVLASAGGSISKQWAPIAAKAGAVVIDNSSAFRMRSDVPLVVPEVNPDAARAHQGIIANPNCTTILMNLAVWPLHKVKPVKRIVAATYQSASGAGARAMEEVKLQSQAILNREPPEAKVLPYPLAFNLFLHNSPMTANSYCEEEMKMVNETRKIFNEPELRVTATCVRVPVLRAHSEAINLEFDTPFDPESARQILSQAPGVKLVEDFTQNYFPMPIEASGKDEVLVGRIRQDISHPNGLDLWLCGDQIRKGAALNAIQIAELLIEQNLI; via the coding sequence TTGAGTAAATCTTACAGGGTAGCTATATTAGGTGCTACTGGTGCAGTTGGTACGGAATTAATGGCACTGCTACAGGAGCGGAAGTTTCCACTGAACGAACTTAAGTTACTTGCTTCAGAAAATTCTGCTGGCAAGCAGGTGCAGTTTGGAGATCGCCTGTTGACGGTCGAGACCGTGCAAGCAAGTTCGTTTGACAATGTAGATCTGGTTCTGGCATCGGCGGGTGGTTCCATTTCCAAACAATGGGCACCCATCGCAGCTAAAGCAGGAGCGGTTGTTATTGATAACTCCAGTGCCTTTCGGATGCGATCGGACGTACCGTTAGTCGTGCCAGAGGTCAATCCTGATGCCGCGCGCGCTCATCAGGGCATCATTGCTAATCCCAACTGCACGACTATTTTGATGAATCTAGCCGTCTGGCCTTTGCATAAGGTTAAGCCAGTGAAAAGAATTGTAGCGGCGACATATCAATCAGCTAGCGGCGCGGGAGCGCGAGCTATGGAAGAAGTCAAACTACAATCGCAAGCAATCCTAAATCGCGAGCCACCAGAAGCGAAAGTTTTGCCCTACCCTCTAGCGTTTAATCTCTTTTTGCACAATTCGCCGATGACGGCAAATAGCTACTGCGAAGAAGAGATGAAGATGGTGAATGAAACTCGCAAGATTTTTAACGAACCGGAGCTGAGAGTTACGGCTACTTGCGTGCGCGTGCCAGTTCTGCGCGCTCATTCCGAGGCAATTAATCTGGAATTTGATACCCCCTTCGATCCGGAATCAGCCCGCCAAATTTTGAGCCAAGCGCCGGGCGTGAAACTGGTTGAAGATTTTACTCAAAACTATTTCCCCATGCCCATTGAGGCTAGTGGCAAGGATGAAGTTCTCGTCGGTCGGATTCGCCAGGATATTTCCCATCCTAACGGGCTGGATTTGTGGTTGTGCGGCGACCAGATCCGTAAAGGAGCGGCACTAAATGCCATTCAAATCGCAGAACTATTAATCGAGCAAAACCTGATTTAA
- the dapA gene encoding 4-hydroxy-tetrahydrodipicolinate synthase: protein MGGIDFGSLLTAMVTPFSLEGEVDYVKAEQLAMHLVDRGTDTLVVCGTTGESPTLSWDEEYKLFQVVKQAVAGKAKIVAGTGSNSTSEAISATQKAAYLGLDGTLQVTPYYNKPPQEGLYQHFAAIAHAAPELPIILYNIPGRTGCKLEPTTVARLAEIPNIVAIKEATGDLDQASQIRATTPSDFAIYSGDDSLTLPLMAVGAKGVVSVASHLVGSQLKATIAAFNEGNVQLATQLHIQLFPLFKALFLTTNPIPVKLALKIVGLDTGVVRSPLVQGTPELEAKLRSVMSSLGII from the coding sequence ATGGGTGGAATTGACTTTGGTAGCTTATTGACCGCTATGGTAACGCCTTTCAGTTTAGAAGGCGAGGTTGACTATGTCAAAGCCGAGCAACTTGCCATGCATTTAGTCGATCGCGGCACTGATACGCTGGTTGTCTGCGGTACTACGGGCGAGTCTCCTACACTGAGCTGGGATGAAGAATACAAACTCTTTCAGGTAGTCAAGCAAGCTGTAGCAGGTAAGGCGAAAATTGTGGCTGGAACTGGCTCGAATTCCACCTCTGAAGCGATCTCCGCCACCCAAAAAGCCGCTTATCTCGGACTGGATGGCACGTTGCAAGTAACGCCCTACTACAACAAGCCCCCGCAAGAAGGTCTGTACCAGCACTTCGCCGCGATCGCCCATGCCGCCCCAGAACTACCCATAATTTTGTATAATATCCCTGGTAGGACTGGTTGTAAGCTGGAACCAACAACAGTCGCGAGGCTGGCTGAAATTCCCAATATTGTAGCAATTAAAGAAGCTACCGGCGATTTGGATCAAGCCAGTCAAATCCGAGCTACTACCCCCAGCGATTTTGCTATTTATTCTGGCGATGATTCATTGACCCTGCCACTCATGGCTGTTGGTGCGAAGGGAGTCGTTAGCGTGGCATCGCACCTGGTTGGTTCTCAACTAAAGGCAACGATCGCTGCCTTTAATGAAGGTAACGTCCAGTTGGCAACCCAGTTACACATTCAACTCTTTCCCCTGTTTAAAGCTTTATTTCTCACTACCAACCCAATTCCAGTGAAGTTGGCGCTGAAGATAGTTGGTCTGGATACGGGTGTAGTGCGATCGCCATTGGTGCAAGGCACCCCCGAACTTGAAGCGAAGTTGCGATCGGTTATGAGCAGTTTGGGTATTATCTAA
- a CDS encoding J domain-containing protein, with protein MSSPGHTKSYYAILGLTPWANERQIRQAYRELSKLYHPDTTKLPKAEAINKFRELNDAYATLSNPERRSAYDRSIHFSRLKVFQEQTAADPLHPNSIYADDDIPSERPLSSGELFALFLLFLTFIICLVVVVLIGLVRGDRLLPDSLTLNLKNFSILFLPHSWGVLFSTLITHIA; from the coding sequence ATGTCCTCTCCAGGTCACACGAAAAGTTACTATGCCATACTTGGACTAACTCCGTGGGCAAATGAACGTCAAATTCGCCAAGCTTATCGCGAGTTAAGCAAACTCTACCACCCCGACACTACGAAGTTACCCAAAGCGGAAGCTATCAATAAGTTCCGAGAGCTTAATGATGCCTATGCCACCCTCAGTAACCCAGAACGGCGCAGCGCCTACGATCGCAGTATCCATTTTTCCCGCCTGAAGGTGTTTCAAGAGCAAACAGCCGCCGATCCCCTCCACCCCAATTCCATCTACGCTGATGACGATATCCCCAGCGAACGCCCGCTTTCTAGTGGCGAACTATTTGCTTTGTTCCTATTGTTTTTAACCTTCATTATCTGTCTGGTAGTTGTAGTATTAATTGGTCTCGTACGAGGCGATCGCCTTCTGCCAGACTCGTTAACCTTAAACTTAAAGAATTTCAGTATTTTGTTTCTTCCCCATAGTTGGGGCGTTCTTTTCTCTACACTCATAACTCATATAGCCTGA
- a CDS encoding DUF3143 domain-containing protein, protein MRLPSPDTPLYNHPLPLIESWLQTQGCTQDKANASSWYVRRNGWEAEIWMDIEEIRVRYINAIAGNKDIQRVFPYSLSRQDIEDAIFTGP, encoded by the coding sequence ATGCGTTTGCCATCGCCCGATACCCCACTGTACAATCACCCCCTACCTCTGATTGAGTCCTGGTTGCAAACCCAGGGTTGCACGCAAGATAAAGCGAATGCGTCTAGCTGGTACGTGCGTCGTAACGGTTGGGAAGCAGAAATTTGGATGGATATTGAGGAAATTAGGGTACGCTACATTAATGCGATCGCTGGGAATAAAGACATTCAAAGGGTTTTTCCCTACTCCCTCAGCCGTCAGGATATTGAAGATGCAATCTTTACTGGACCATAA
- a CDS encoding phosphatidate cytidylyltransferase, whose amino-acid sequence MPWTRIISAIVAIPLALAAIALGGWAFTIGLALLIYLGQQEYFELVRAKGMIPAAKMTMAVSQVLLLISLMKVEIADAVVPIAGTFICFYLLFQPRFASIADISASILGLFYGGYLPSYWIRLRELGHGDLSWFMLSQGGIYVLLAFGCIWASDIASYSMGKLVGRTRLSDISPKKTVEGAIFGLFSCVSVATIGAWRMGWHLWPVTGVTLGLLIGVASLLGDLTESMMKRDAGVKDSGQLIPGHGGILDRADSYVFTAPLVYYFVTLILPNLPPDLFKNLNFN is encoded by the coding sequence ATGCCTTGGACTCGCATAATTAGCGCTATTGTTGCTATACCCCTTGCATTAGCAGCGATCGCGTTGGGAGGATGGGCCTTTACCATCGGTCTAGCCTTATTGATTTACTTAGGACAGCAAGAATATTTTGAATTAGTTAGAGCCAAAGGCATGATCCCGGCTGCCAAGATGACTATGGCAGTCAGTCAAGTACTTTTGCTAATTTCATTGATGAAGGTAGAAATAGCAGATGCTGTTGTCCCAATTGCCGGTACGTTTATTTGTTTTTACCTGTTATTCCAACCGAGATTTGCCTCAATCGCCGATATTTCTGCATCTATCTTGGGGTTGTTTTATGGCGGTTACTTACCTAGTTATTGGATCAGGCTGCGAGAGCTAGGTCATGGCGATTTATCCTGGTTTATGCTCAGTCAGGGCGGGATTTACGTCCTATTGGCATTCGGCTGTATTTGGGCTTCCGATATTGCTTCTTATTCCATGGGTAAGCTAGTCGGGCGCACGCGCCTGTCTGATATCAGTCCTAAAAAGACAGTGGAAGGGGCAATATTCGGTCTTTTTAGTTGTGTATCCGTTGCCACGATCGGAGCCTGGCGGATGGGTTGGCATCTGTGGCCCGTCACTGGAGTAACATTGGGCTTATTAATTGGGGTTGCGAGTTTACTCGGCGATCTAACAGAGTCGATGATGAAAAGGGATGCGGGTGTAAAGGATTCGGGTCAACTGATCCCTGGTCATGGCGGCATCTTGGATCGTGCTGATAGCTACGTGTTCACGGCACCACTCGTCTATTACTTTGTCACGCTTATCCTGCCAAATTTGCCACCCGATCTGTTTAAAAACCTAAACTTCAACTAA